In Cystobacter ferrugineus, the following proteins share a genomic window:
- a CDS encoding FHA domain-containing protein, whose protein sequence is MLEPLSLHIGRFHRERTEYERTLPPALLVFTPPIVGARVPDDPDSDRHFRTLSHVTTPMVGVGEPVVFPVLKTRENAFGRGITVGRTGNNDVVLEDGTVSRFHAWFQRESQGGYLLTDAGSKNGTFVDGVRLLPRRACALNDGARVRFGHVELTFYLASGFTKVLARRLGP, encoded by the coding sequence ATGCTCGAGCCTCTCAGCCTGCATATCGGCCGGTTCCATCGGGAGCGGACGGAGTACGAGCGGACGCTGCCCCCCGCGCTGCTGGTGTTCACGCCGCCGATCGTGGGGGCGCGGGTGCCGGACGATCCCGACTCGGACCGTCACTTCCGCACCCTCAGCCACGTGACCACGCCGATGGTGGGGGTAGGCGAGCCGGTGGTGTTCCCGGTGCTCAAGACGCGGGAGAATGCGTTCGGCCGCGGCATCACCGTGGGACGAACGGGCAACAACGACGTGGTGCTCGAAGATGGTACGGTGTCGCGCTTCCACGCGTGGTTCCAGCGTGAGAGCCAGGGGGGCTATCTGCTCACCGACGCGGGCTCGAAGAACGGCACGTTCGTGGACGGGGTGCGCCTGCTGCCACGGCGCGCGTGTGCCCTGAACGACGGGGCGCGCGTGCGCTTCGGTCATGTGGAGCTGACGTTCTATCTGGCCAGTGGCTTCACGAAGGTGCTCGCGCGGCGGCTGGGTCCGTGA